The genomic segment ATTCTTCGATATATCCACTTTCTAGAATTCCATCAATTTCGATATTATCCAAACGCAAATGGACTTCTTTCACTATTTTTTCATCTGCAACACCGTTGATGTACATCAACGCAATATCCGTTTTCGTCCGTGTTCCAATTACCTTAGACTCCACCCAAAGATTAGGATCTTTAAGTTTCCGTCGAACTAATGCCGTATTTACGCGTAAGTTTTCGGAGAATCCTTCACGGGGTCCTCTCACTACCGTTTGAGCAACTGGTTCCGTTACCCCACGCTCAATCCAGTGCTTATTTGAAATGACTAATCCTTGTGAATAGCCATCGATCAGTATTATTGTATCGCCCGACAAAAGACCATTATAAAGTACTTCAAAAGTAGTGAAATCTTTTATCTCTCCTACTGTCATGGAAAAATCTTTTAAAATGCTAATAATACTTTGCCCAGTTGACAACTTTACCTGTAATTCAATATCTTTAGTATCCAACATAAGTGTTTCTAAAATGAATTCTTGTAACGAAGTTGTATTTGTTAACCCATCAGTGTATATAATGCCCGCTTTAATGCTTCCTTCTTTTCCAATTCGAATTTCTCGAAAGACAATATCCGTACTTTTCCCAAGTGTATCTTTTAAGATTTGTATATTTTCCTGAAGACTAACTTTCAGACCATCTTTTTTATTTGGATCCACCATTTGACTTTGTGAGGGAACAGCTTTATTTGATTCGTTTGTTTTTTTCTTTTTAAAAAACCGCATACTCTCTGTCCCTCACTTTCTATTATGAATACGATTATATTCTGCTAATAAAAATTACATTATTCGGTGGGTCAAGTCCCTTTTATAGTATTCAGCATGAGCTATTTCTCTTTTTTTCATACGTTTGTTATGTCGTAGTCCATAGGTATTCTTGTAAGCTTAAACTAACTCCGTTGTGATTTTAAACCCCTGCTTATCCATCAATACTTACTTTATTAGACAATAGACATTTCAGTTTCGCTGCAAAAAACACCTCGCATCTGGATGAGCGAATACCATCGCAGATACGCATACTTTGGATTCCATCAGCAATCCTTCTGTTAACTGCATGCCAATATCTTCAGGTCTTTTCAAATTAAATAACTAGGCTAGTTTCTAGTAAAATCAAGTCACTTTCGCTTGTATCTAAAAGTCATGTCTTACTTAATCAAACCTATTTTCACATGTGACAAGCAGCTTTTTCGTCGCAGGCGCAATTGCTCCAGCACAAAACTTGGCCACTGGTGTAAAGAATTCTTCTGTATATTTCCCCACAAATTATTCTTTCAGAAATTAATGTCATGTACTTTGTCTCCAAGATGATAGTCATTCAACACAACTGGCTTTCCATCGAACGTGATCGATTAAATGAAATCGGAACCCAGTACTAAATAACCTCGATGAATATTTTCAATAACCTCTCGATTGCTAGATTAAATTCATTGCCAAGTAAATTACACGTATATTGTACAGCATGCAAAATACGCTCCATACTATTGCGTGAGCAATCGAAACACCTCAGTATTATTTCTGTAGATGAAATACTACATGGGATTAATTTCGCCTTCTTTGCCACTACTATATTTGCGATTAGTAGTCTATTTGCCGAGATTTTGTTGGCCATTTGAATACGAAGAAAATCAAGAAATGGTTATCGGTAAAAATCACCTTAAGAGATTCCGCGTGAGAGGAGCAAAATAAGTAATTCACATATCTCAATACACATTAAAAAAACCAGACATTGAGCTGCCTGGTTTTCTTGCTATGCTCATGCAATTGTAGTGTCCCGCTTAGGTACCTAATAAATTGGGTCGTTTCATAAATATAGCCTGAATTGGGTATACTCATATTGTATCTGCATTTTTGAGAGAGATAGAAGATGAATACATAGACTTACTGATACAGGAGGATTAGCGATGAATATACTAATCGAATGGATTTACAAATCTCCAAAAGGAGCAGAAACCGTCTTCCGCTCCGAGGAGATGCCGGCAGCACAAGCCATACTAGTTGCGGAAGACTTGGCACGGACCGGACGTACCAAAAATGTACTATTCATTGACCAGTTCGACAGCACGTGGACGGTCAAAGAGATGAAAGGTTATTTGAAAGGAATTGAAACCGAACCACATAACATCACGGTTTATTTCGACGGCGGCTTCGATCTTACAACACGTAAATCAGGATTAGGCTGCGTCATCTATTATGAACAAAGCGGGAAATCGTATAGGTTACGGCAAAATGCACCTTCTGCCGAACTCTCATCGAATAACGAGGCAGAATATGCAGCACTCTACCTTGGCCTACAGGAGCTCGAGCATTTGAATGTCCATCATCTACCGGTCCGCTTCATCGGGGATTCACAGGTGGTCATCAACCAGCTGACTGGAGAATGGCCGGCTCTCGAAAATAATTTGTCTAGCTGGGCAGACCGGATAGAAGAAAAGCTGAAAGACCTCGGTATCCAGCCAGCATACAAACTGGTACAGCGGAAGTTAAATTCAGAAGCGGATCGGCTGGCAACACAAGCGCTGAATGGAGTTTCGATTACTGCCACGAGCGAAGTTACAGTGGATTAGTAAGTCTATAAAGTTCAACTAAAGGCTATCTACAAAAAGTCATGAAAGTTAAACTTTCATGACTTTTTCTTATATATACCAGAAATTGTAGTCGGTAATTCCAGGTGAAATTTCATTAAGTATTTCTTACTTGCCTTTACTCAATTTCTTCACAGTTACCTCTCAATCAGATATGTAAATCCCCCCGAATTACCCTTCCCACTATCAAATCTTTTGAATCTACTTATTATAGGAAACAGACATAAGAAAAGTTTCAATGCCCTAACTATTATCCCAAGTTTATTAAATGGGTATTCCAGATTAACTCACTACAAATACCCTTTCAGCTATATCCAATCATTGAATTGAATGAGGTTCTTCTTGTCAGAGAATTTGTAAGTTAAGCAAAAGGTATAATACATTTTTAATATCGTGAGAGCCATATATGTATATTCCGGATTGAATTACGAGCAAAAACAACCTCCCCATGGCCTGCTTCTATTGTTAATGAGTGCTCCAATTTTGATGAAAGTCATTATTCCCGGAAAATAAATTTCTGGAAATCGGGACAACTTGTAACACTTTCCAACAATTTTAATATATTAGTAATAGCTTATATAAAAGGAGGTGATAAAATGCGTGATTATAGAAACGAAGACAAATGTAAGTATTACCATGAATACGGATGTGAAGACAAGCGAAAAGATAAATGCAAATGTGAAGATAAACATAAAGATGATCATAGGTTAAAACCTATGGTATTATCAACAGGTGTATTGAATACGGTTGTTGGCCAAACTGCAGCTCATATTGAAGTAGCTAACCTTGATCCAACTAGAACCTTTCAAGTAAGGGTACAAGTTATCAATTGGAATAGTGGTGGTCCAGAAGTCCTACTCAATCAATTAGTGACTCTTTTACCGAATCAACACATCAACTTAAGTCAATTCGTTGAACCATTCCACTATGAAGTTAGAATCTTTCATCCTGGAAGTCCGAATGTTATTGCGAATACTTTTGCAATAAATGCAGGGACTTTCACTCTTCCTGGTTTAACCTTCAACCAAAAAGACCTTATGAAGTTAGATGTATCTTTCATTTAATTTCAAATTCCCCCAATAAATAACCCAGAAGCACCTCATGCTTTTGGGTTATTTTTCTATTACCTGTACATCTAAACATTCACAAGTGTTTCTTACACAGCATACTTCAAACTAGTATAATGGTTTACAAGACTGTTTTCACACGGTCCTATAGCCCCCTTACTAAAATCGAAAAGAGAGTTGGGACAAACAATGATGAATGTAGACATACCTTTGTTGAATAAAGCAGCGGGAGAAAAAGCAACTTCTTACATAGCAACATTAACAAAACCTTTAGGTAGTTTGGGCAGGTTGGAAGAAATCGCAATTAGTCTGGCAGAAATGACAGGTAATTTGACTCTAGAGATTACACCACCAGGCATCATCGTATTTGCTGCCGATCATGGCGTTGTAAAAGAAGGTGTATCCGCTTATCCACAGGAAGTGACGCTCCAAATGGTAGCAAATATTGTAAATGGCGGAGCCGCTATCAATGTATTTGTTAGACAAATCGGTGCAAAATTCAAAGTCGTCGACGTAGGTGTAGCGGGAGATGTAACAGAGGTGCAAGTTGTTCATAAGAAAATTCGTCAGGGCACTGGAAGCTTCCTCACCGAATTAGCAATGACACGAGAAGAAGCAGAAAAAGCGGTACTCATCGGTTATGAAGAAGGGATTCAGATTATAGAAAGTGGGATCAAATGTCTGATTATCGGTGAAGTCGGTATCGGCAACACGACAGCAAGTAGCGCTGTTCTAGCATCGATTACTGGTGCAGACCCCGCTGCAATTGTCGGATTTGGGACTGGTATTTCCACTGAACAGCATAATCGGAAAGTTGCGGTTGTTCGTGATGCAATCAGCTTACATCAGCCGAAACCGACGGATGCCATTGATATCCTGTCGAAAGTGGGCGGACTTGAAATGGCGGCAATGGCTGGTGCAATGCTCGCCGCTGCAGAAAAGCGGGTACCTATTCTTGTCGATGGTTTTATCTGTACGGTTTCCGCTTGTCTAGCTAAATTGATGGCTCCTACTGTAGTAGATTATATGATTTTATCGCATCAATCAGTAGAACCTGGACATACAACGGCAGTCAAACATTTGCAAAAAGAGCCGTTACTCCAACTAAATATGCGTCTCGGCGAAGGGACCGGTGCAGCCGTCGCTTTCCCGATTCTACAATCCGCAGTCAATATGATCAATGAGATGGCTACATTCGAAAATTCCGGTGTATCGGGCAAAGACGAGACAGAAGTGATAATGAATTCATAACAACGCAATATTCATAGAACAATTTTAAAACCTGACGCATAAGTGAATGGTGGTCAAAAAAATAGCAAAAACGCCAAGTTCACTCCGAACTTGGCGTTTTCATTAAATATATCTAGACATTCCCACAGTTATTCCCAACAAGCCAAGAACTGAAGAAGACCATCTCCTGTAATTTTCGGATGCATATATATGCACTGATCAATCATGATCGTTTATACTTTCAAGTTCATTTGAAAAATATGACAGCATCCATGCAATTAACTTTCTATCCAAAAACGTCTAACCACCGTTCCATCTTCTTCAATAAAGCTCTTGTCTTCAATGCCGCCATTCTTCTCTATCGTTTTTGCTGATCCAATATTGTCTTCATTACAAGTTACCAGTACCCGATCGATTCCGAGTTCACCGCATTTCTTCAATGCCTCTGCAAGAATCCATGTCGCATAGCCTTTCCTTCTTTCCGCAGGTCTCACACCATACCCGATATGCCCGCCGACATTATGTAAGTAATCTGTCAGATCGTGCCTGATGTCGACCATCGCTAATATCCGGTCATTATAACCCACCAAAAAATAATTCGTACTAGGCACCCATTTTCCGTCTCCGCTTTCTCGGATTTGCAGTGCTTCTAAATATGTTTCATAGTCCTCGTGACCAACTACATTAAAACTGCTGGGCGTTATCCGGGATTCATCCCACTCTTTCATGTAATTTTCATGCTCGTTTTTCCATTCAATGGATGGTCTCACTAATCGCATAGCCATTTCCCCATTCCCTGTTTTTATAAGTTACCTGTTAAAGACTCAAAAACAAACAATTCATTCGCCGACTTAAATTTGCGGATTGCAGCTTCAAATGCTTTTAGCCTTGCTAACTTTTAATTTCTTTCCTTTGATTGTCGTTTCTTTCATTGCCTGCATAACTAATGAACCTTTGTCATTCAGAATATCAACATAAGTCAACTCATCCTGAATGGTAATAATACCGATATCATCTGCTGTTACTCCAGGAATCTTCGCAATCGTGCCAACAAAATCTACGGCTCGAAGCTTCTTCTTTTTTCCACCATTGAAATGGAGTTTCATGACATCCTTGTTTGGTTGCACATGTATAGTATTTTTGGTTTTCTGACGACCACTGACTTTTTCATCGAAAGCATTTTTTCCAACAGCTACTTTCTGCTGCGTCGGCGCTTCCAAAACAGGTATCTCAAAGCCAATGTATGCTTCAATTGCTTTAATGAGTTTGCTGTCATTTGGAGTTGCAAACGTAATTGCTTTTCCTTTATTACCAGCACGACCGGTTCTGCCAGTTCGATGAACATAGCTCTCTTTTTCCACGGGAACGTCAAAGTTGATGACAAGTGTTATTTTAGCTACATCAATTCCCCTTGCAGCTACATCGGTCGCCACAAGATAACGAAAATTCCCCATTTTGAAGCCTTCCATAACCGCAAATCGGTCCTCCTGTACAATTCCACCATGAATCTTTTCACAAGAATAGTTAGACCTTTCCAATTCCGCAAAAACTGTGTCAACTTGCCCCTTAGTTCTGCAGAAGATAATACAGCTATCTGGGTTTTCAACAACAGTAATGTTTTTCAGCAATGCCATTTTCCCTGCTTCTTTCACTTCAATTACGCTATGTTCAATTGTACTCGTCGTGACTCCCGTAGAAGCGATTTGAATAGATATAGGTTTTTTCATATAGGTATGGCAAAGATTCTCAACCTTTTTAGGCAACGTAGCGGAAAATACCATCGTTACTCTAGTAAGCGGAAGTTTTTGTATGATAGCTTCTACTTGGGCAACAAAACCCATAGTCAACATTTCATCAGCTTCATCTATAATCAAGTATTTTATTTCATCTACACAAAACGTTCCTCTCTCAATATGGTCCATCACACGCCCAGGAGTACCGACGACTATATGTGTTTTTTGTTCCAACTCTTCCTCTTGTTTATTAAAGGATTCTTTGCCGTAAACCGCTAGGGCTTTAATTCTTTTAAAACGCCCAATAGCTGTTACATCCTCTTGAACTTGAACAGCAAGCTCTCGAGTCGGCGTAAGAATTAATGCCTGTGGATTTTCCTTCTCCCAATCAATCATTTCGCAAAGAGGGATACCAAAAGATGCCGTCTTGCCACTGCCTGTTTGAGATTTCACGATGAGATCCTGATTTTCCAATGCTCTCGGTATGACTTCACTTTGAACCTCCGTCGGCCTTTCAAATTTCAACAAGGCAAGTGCTCTTGTTATTTCAACGCTTAAATTATAATCCTCAAAACTTCTTTCATTCATATAAGTAACCTCATTTATTATTATTTGACCCCGTTTTTTTCTGATCAAGTGTAGTCATCCCTAAAATAAAATAATGCTACCCAATACATAAGGTAGCATTATTTTGTACTGCTAGCAAACCATGAAAAGCCAATTATTAAGTCCCACAAAATGTTTGGTAAGGCCTTGTTGATTGCGCGGGAAGTGTGGAATAATCATCCTTCCCAGGAGTGTACGCATACGGATTTGATAGAACTTCTAATAGCCTTTCCATCACACTGTAATCACCTTGATTCACCGCGGCTTCTAGCGCAGCTTCTACCCGATGGTTCCGTGGGATTAGTACAGGATTACTATCCCGCATTAACTGCTGTGAGCTGATCTTTGATTCTTGCTGTCTGCCTAGTCTTGACTGCCACAGTGCATACCAGTTGGTAAATTCCGGAGTCCCAAAAAGGACATTATCTTCTAAATTATCATACGTTAACGCGCGAAAAGTATTGGTAAAGTCAGCGCGATGCTTCTGCATTAGTCGAAGAAGGTCTTCAATAAGGGATTCATCCTGTTTCTCTTCATTAAATAGTCCTAGTTTCGCTCTCATTCCCGCGAGCCAATTCGCATGATAGTGCTCAGGGAAATCGGAAATGGCATCTTGCGCCAGTTTGGCACCCTCTGCATAATCTTCATGCAGTAATGGTATTAGGGTTTCAGCAAATCGCGCAAGATTCCACCCGACGATATTCGGCTGATTGCCGTAAGAGTAGCGACCTTGAATGTCAATGGAACTGAAGACCGTTGCTGGGTCATAGGTATCCATGAAGGCACACGGACCATAATCGATGGTCTCCCCACTTATCGTCATGTTATCGGTATTCATTACTCCATGGATAAAACCAACCATTTGCCATTGTGCTACCAAGGCCGCCTGACGCTTGATCACTCCCTGAAGCAACGCAAGATAGCGATTTTCATCAGTTTCAACTTCCGGAAAATGTCGCTGTAGTGCGTAGTCGGCAAGAACTTGTAGTTCCTCATCCGTTCCCCATTTTGCAGCGTATTGAAAGGTTCCGAAGCGTAGATGACTGACAGCCACACGAGTCATAATGGCACCTGGAAGATCGGTTTCACGGATGATAAACTCACCGGTTGTCACTACTGCTAGACTTCGAGTAGTAGGAATACCAAGCGCATGCATGGCTTCACTGATGATGAATTCGCGTAACATTGGTCCAAGTGCCGCGCGACCATCTCCCCCGCGGGAATATGGTGTTCGGCCCGAACCCTTAAGCTGAATATCAAACCGTTCACCTAAAGGGGTTATCTGTTCGCCAATTAACATAGCCCGGCCGTCCCCTAACATCGCAAAGTGCCCAAATTGATGGCCCGCATACGCTTGAGCAAGTGGCAAAGCGCCTTCAGGAATTCGATTCCCAGCAAGCACTGCCACTCCATCTTCGCTTTGCAACTCATGGACATCCAATCCCAAGGAAATTGCCAAGGAATCATTGAAAATGATCAACTTCGGTGACTGTACAGGGTTAGGACTGAGGTTTGTAAAAAATGATTTTGGCAGACGGGCATAACTATTATCTAAATTCCAGCCTGATTCTATTAGTTCTTTTCGGTTTGTCATCGTATCTTCTATCTTCCTTTCGTCTGTTTGCCTGATTTTTTTATATAAAACATAAATCACGGTATCCCTTTTCATTAGGTAGTCCTTCGTAGTGTTTTCTTCTGTTAATTTAGTATACCCTTTCCACACGTTGGTAACTCCCTTAGTTTTCGCTAACTATGCAGGGTGCACTAATGTGTTTCCCATAAGTGTCGTATACAGTGACCGACAGCGTACCTACACCAACATTCTCAGTTCTTCATCATAGATTTTTGTCGTTTAGATGCGCGTGTATTGCAAGCATCACTCAAAATTTACGCCACATTTTAACACGATATTTGAACCATCAGGTCAGTGTGATATACCCGGCCATTTCACCATAATATAGTATAAATGGATTTAACTGAAATCCCGTGTGGATAAGAACTTTCCTGCGACACATACTTTGGTAATACACAAACTGAGCACAGTTTTTTCAGATCAGTAAATAATCACACCGAAAGAGGGGTATTCTATTGGCAAAAAAAGTTCTTTTATTTGGTGATATTGGAATAGATGACACAGTGGGCCTTATCTACGCCCACTTTAATGACGAGATTGATATCGTCGGAGTGGTAGCCGACTATGGGAATGTATCAAGAGAAGATGCAATGTCAAATATTCGCTATTTGTTTAACTTATTTAATTTCCCCAATAACATTCCAGTCATAAGTGGTGCAGAAATGCCGATGACTGCAGAACTCCCCACCTACTATCCGGAAATCCATGGCGTACATGGTCTCGGACCCATAGTACCGGATGACTATGAATTCGTGATAGAAAACTTCCTGGAGATTGTAAATATAATTAAAATGTATAAGGATGAGCTGATTATCGTAAATATTGGCCGCCTGACTTCACTTGCTACATTGTTTATTCTTTATAAAGAATTAATGGGCAACGTGAAGGAATTTTATATTATGGGGGGAGCATTTGGGGTACCTGGAAATGTAACACCTGTCGCGGAAGCAAACTTTCATGCAGATCCTGTAGCGGTGAAAATCGTCCTTTCTTATGCCAATAATGTCACAATAATCCCTTTAAACGCAACACAAAAAGCAATTGTCACACCTGAAATGGTCGATTATATTGATCACTTTGGAAAAACCGCAATCTTTAAGTCGTTAATGGACTTTTACACCGAATTTTATCAAGAAAGGGATCCAACTCTTCAAGGAAGCCCCGTGCATGACGCACTTACACTGATGGCGGTCATACACCCTGAAATGTTCACGTTCAATTCACGTTCTATCGAAATCGGGCAGCATTTGGAAGGACCTGCAAGGGGGCAAAGTATTGCTGATATACGGCCAGGTGACCAATTTTATGACAACGAAAAAAATCACCGCATTGCATTTGACTTGGACTACGAGACATTTTTCCACAAATTCCTGTCTGTCATGACAGGTAAACAGTCAAAATAAGGTGAGTACTAATCATTCAAAGACTCCACTTCTAAGCAGTGTAAAGTCAACATGGACGTTAACTTTCATTTCCTTGTACAACTCATGCCATTTCTCTTCCGTCAATTCAGAATGACGTACAGAGCTTCTATAAATCTCACCATAGCCAAAAACATCCGAGCCAATGTTTTGGCAATAAGCAATTACCCTTGATATTTCACTCGACAGACTCTTACTGATCGCTTTTTCAAGTGCTTCCACCTTTTTAGAATTTCCAACATTAACGTTAGGTTTTATTTCTAATAATCTTGCTTGCACTGTAAGGTATAGGTCAAATTCAGGAGTTTTTGGATTGACTAACTTCACTTCTTTATGCGTTTTTATCGGATCGAATACCAGATTAATTTCATCAGGAGGATCCTTCAGTAAAGATGAAGGTAAATCATCCCCTTTAATTTTCAATTCAAATACTCCAGCATGATAATCATCTCGACTTAACTTCACATAAAAGCTATCATCGATAGTAAGTTTACCTATCATTTTGTCCTTTTTAAATAAAGCGATTCCAGAAATCTCTATTAGCTCCTCATCTCTTCTTATAATAGGCATCGCTATGTCCCTGCCCATGAAATAATAATCTTTGGCTACGTCATGAAGAGTGGATGAAACCACTTGCTCACTTTTAATATTTTGCTCTACCAGCTTATAAATATGTTCCCCAATATCCTCTATATCTGGGTATTGGTATTCCAGTAAGGCTTTCGTTTGACCTTCAACAACCGCCATAATAATATCCCCACTCATTGCAGGATTTTTCAACAAATTTTCAATGTAATGACCAATACCGTCTTGGGCAAACTCTTCACCGAATAAGACCCCCCTCAATTGTCCGCTCATTATTTTTTCAGCTGCTCTGCGATTGATTTTTGAACGTGTCCCTTGACTTGTTTCGTTTTCAGCAGTAATAACTGCAACTTTACTTTCTAACTCTGTGCTCACTTGGCGAACAACCGCTGTAGTCTCTACGCCTTCCTCTTTACCCAAGTCATAGCCAATTAAAGTGACTAAACCTACCCTTTCAAGGAGTTTTGTTTCTGCACATCCTACCAAACCAATGAAAAGAAATAGCAGTAGTAAAAAACAACAAAAATTTTTCATTCTATTTGCTCCTTACGTGATTTGATTTTCCTTTTCGCCACTGCTAAGACATACAAGATGATAGGATAAACAAAAACAATATAAAACGCCACCTGGCCAAAGTAATTATTAAATGTATTTATTTGAAGTCGAGTTTTAAGTGTTAAGCTTACAATTAATATGATGAGCGAGAATACCCAGACGAATTTATTCGCACTTACCTTTACTAGTCGTCTGGTTCCGCGAAAAGCAGCCCATAGAAATAGACACAGGTTCGGCAAAATAATCAACATCCAAAAACAAACCGCTATATACTCAAATCGTTCAATGAACGGAAATTTAACAATACTAAATAAAGACAAAGTCGCCCAAATGGTTTTAGTTAATTGTTCCCCGCTGAAGTAAGTTAACGAAACCAACATGATGGCAAGGTAAATCAATGTCGTCATGAACAAACCAAGATGAATATTTTTTTTTGCATTCTTTTTATCCTTTATAAAGGGATAAATCACATATAATATTTCAAATCCAACAACCGTAAAGGTCATGGACTTTACACCTTTCAGTATTTCGCTCATATTAGCCTCTAAAATCGGAAGAAGGCTTCTCAATTCTATATATTTCATTGGATAAGCCAACATCGGGAAAAGCCATATGGAAAGTATAAAACTAAAAAAAGAAACGCCTACAATTACCCGCAGACCACCGGTAAACGTGTAAATTACAATTAATAGCAATGAAGCCGCAATAAACCAAGTATTTAAATTCGGAAAAACCCATGTTTGAACGACCTCAATATAGTTTCTCAAAACGGAGAAAAAGGCACCTGAACAATAAAAAATATAAATGATATTTAAAAAATTCCCTAGCCATTTACCAAATACATCTTGATGAATTCCGTATAAATCATTTGAACCGTATATTTCCAACGTTTTAAGCATGAAAATTGCGATAATATGCGTGGCGAGACCTGCGAGTAGTACAGAAATCCATGCATCATGTTTTGCGTCCTGGTATATAATCCGTTGAAATCCTTGAATCCCGATTCCGATTTGAGCGGTATGAATGATGAAAAAAAGTAGAAAAGCATTAATTGTATCAGTGGGACCAATTTGTATGGAATTTTTCACTTATTTCACCTTCTGTTCATTTTTCTCAGGATTTATCGGTTGCGGCTCATATTTATCTTCATCCTCCGGTCTGGTATTTGAAGGTCTCTTAAATGTAAACGGCAACGGCAACCTGACAAGACTATCCCGCCAATCAAGCAAGCGAGGAGGATAAAAAGGCGCTGTATACGGCGAACCTAGGCTTGTTTGACGCAAAAGATGGATTAGGATAAAACAAAGCCCCAGCATAATGCCGTAAAATCCCCAAAGTCCTGCTAATACTATTAACGGAAACCGAATGATTCTGATGACATTACCCATCATGTAACTTGGTGTTGTGAAGGATGCCAACGCCCCTAAGGCGACGATAATAATTAAAATATTACTCGTAATCCCTGCTTGTACGGCTGCGGTTCCAATAACAATACCGCCAACAATACCGATCGTTTGACCAACCTTCGAGGGTAATCTGACTCCAGCTTCTCTAAG from the Sporosarcina psychrophila genome contains:
- a CDS encoding DEAD/DEAH box helicase, whose product is MNERSFEDYNLSVEITRALALLKFERPTEVQSEVIPRALENQDLIVKSQTGSGKTASFGIPLCEMIDWEKENPQALILTPTRELAVQVQEDVTAIGRFKRIKALAVYGKESFNKQEEELEQKTHIVVGTPGRVMDHIERGTFCVDEIKYLIIDEADEMLTMGFVAQVEAIIQKLPLTRVTMVFSATLPKKVENLCHTYMKKPISIQIASTGVTTSTIEHSVIEVKEAGKMALLKNITVVENPDSCIIFCRTKGQVDTVFAELERSNYSCEKIHGGIVQEDRFAVMEGFKMGNFRYLVATDVAARGIDVAKITLVINFDVPVEKESYVHRTGRTGRAGNKGKAITFATPNDSKLIKAIEAYIGFEIPVLEAPTQQKVAVGKNAFDEKVSGRQKTKNTIHVQPNKDVMKLHFNGGKKKKLRAVDFVGTIAKIPGVTADDIGIITIQDELTYVDILNDKGSLVMQAMKETTIKGKKLKVSKAKSI
- the cobT gene encoding nicotinate-nucleotide--dimethylbenzimidazole phosphoribosyltransferase encodes the protein MMNVDIPLLNKAAGEKATSYIATLTKPLGSLGRLEEIAISLAEMTGNLTLEITPPGIIVFAADHGVVKEGVSAYPQEVTLQMVANIVNGGAAINVFVRQIGAKFKVVDVGVAGDVTEVQVVHKKIRQGTGSFLTELAMTREEAEKAVLIGYEEGIQIIESGIKCLIIGEVGIGNTTASSAVLASITGADPAAIVGFGTGISTEQHNRKVAVVRDAISLHQPKPTDAIDILSKVGGLEMAAMAGAMLAAAEKRVPILVDGFICTVSACLAKLMAPTVVDYMILSHQSVEPGHTTAVKHLQKEPLLQLNMRLGEGTGAAVAFPILQSAVNMINEMATFENSGVSGKDETEVIMNS
- a CDS encoding vitamin B12 dependent-methionine synthase activation domain-containing protein; this encodes MKRPEDIGMQLTEGLLMESKVCVSAMVFAHPDARCFLQRN
- a CDS encoding Ger(x)C family spore germination protein, whose product is MKNFCCFLLLLFLFIGLVGCAETKLLERVGLVTLIGYDLGKEEGVETTAVVRQVSTELESKVAVITAENETSQGTRSKINRRAAEKIMSGQLRGVLFGEEFAQDGIGHYIENLLKNPAMSGDIIMAVVEGQTKALLEYQYPDIEDIGEHIYKLVEQNIKSEQVVSSTLHDVAKDYYFMGRDIAMPIIRRDEELIEISGIALFKKDKMIGKLTIDDSFYVKLSRDDYHAGVFELKIKGDDLPSSLLKDPPDEINLVFDPIKTHKEVKLVNPKTPEFDLYLTVQARLLEIKPNVNVGNSKKVEALEKAISKSLSSEISRVIAYCQNIGSDVFGYGEIYRSSVRHSELTEEKWHELYKEMKVNVHVDFTLLRSGVFE
- a CDS encoding nucleoside hydrolase; the protein is MAKKVLLFGDIGIDDTVGLIYAHFNDEIDIVGVVADYGNVSREDAMSNIRYLFNLFNFPNNIPVISGAEMPMTAELPTYYPEIHGVHGLGPIVPDDYEFVIENFLEIVNIIKMYKDELIIVNIGRLTSLATLFILYKELMGNVKEFYIMGGAFGVPGNVTPVAEANFHADPVAVKIVLSYANNVTIIPLNATQKAIVTPEMVDYIDHFGKTAIFKSLMDFYTEFYQERDPTLQGSPVHDALTLMAVIHPEMFTFNSRSIEIGQHLEGPARGQSIADIRPGDQFYDNEKNHRIAFDLDYETFFHKFLSVMTGKQSK
- a CDS encoding ribonuclease H family protein, producing MNILIEWIYKSPKGAETVFRSEEMPAAQAILVAEDLARTGRTKNVLFIDQFDSTWTVKEMKGYLKGIETEPHNITVYFDGGFDLTTRKSGLGCVIYYEQSGKSYRLRQNAPSAELSSNNEAEYAALYLGLQELEHLNVHHLPVRFIGDSQVVINQLTGEWPALENNLSSWADRIEEKLKDLGIQPAYKLVQRKLNSEADRLATQALNGVSITATSEVTVD
- a CDS encoding protein adenylyltransferase SelO codes for the protein MTNRKELIESGWNLDNSYARLPKSFFTNLSPNPVQSPKLIIFNDSLAISLGLDVHELQSEDGVAVLAGNRIPEGALPLAQAYAGHQFGHFAMLGDGRAMLIGEQITPLGERFDIQLKGSGRTPYSRGGDGRAALGPMLREFIISEAMHALGIPTTRSLAVVTTGEFIIRETDLPGAIMTRVAVSHLRFGTFQYAAKWGTDEELQVLADYALQRHFPEVETDENRYLALLQGVIKRQAALVAQWQMVGFIHGVMNTDNMTISGETIDYGPCAFMDTYDPATVFSSIDIQGRYSYGNQPNIVGWNLARFAETLIPLLHEDYAEGAKLAQDAISDFPEHYHANWLAGMRAKLGLFNEEKQDESLIEDLLRLMQKHRADFTNTFRALTYDNLEDNVLFGTPEFTNWYALWQSRLGRQQESKISSQQLMRDSNPVLIPRNHRVEAALEAAVNQGDYSVMERLLEVLSNPYAYTPGKDDYSTLPAQSTRPYQTFCGT
- a CDS encoding GNAT family N-acetyltransferase codes for the protein MAMRLVRPSIEWKNEHENYMKEWDESRITPSSFNVVGHEDYETYLEALQIRESGDGKWVPSTNYFLVGYNDRILAMVDIRHDLTDYLHNVGGHIGYGVRPAERRKGYATWILAEALKKCGELGIDRVLVTCNEDNIGSAKTIEKNGGIEDKSFIEEDGTVVRRFWIES